A window of the Chloroflexus sp. Y-396-1 genome harbors these coding sequences:
- a CDS encoding peptidoglycan DD-metalloendopeptidase family protein — MHRLTYYLLLVTLIIPVTSLHAQPSEKWNIATFLEQQPGPLKHVHFDGKTAAQIIEEQSNYYGVSPFLTLALLEATAGLLSNPSPPDEVLSTPFGQHGPVGFTEQIVWVHRELRAGLGPYQQPPTIRLQDGLTLTLSLDEPAEWIAIKRFLAQGRDAAAWLTAVKATKAALRTYFDGRFAPPVSAPSDINGWLHAPWPLGTKVYHLAYFDHMYPMVDLGGDGNNEMIDYLGRRHVQYDGHDGHDYVFPDAPFATPILAAAAGKAYAFREARGLGVVIIHPNGYETVYWHLSAFAPIFSEGNGVQVSAGQPIGMSGASGVSGTPHLHFEVRRWEGGIRKQVDPYGWFGPGPDPCPAYAGCAASTWLWHPNLIGTYDFTPPAHSLPVPDTTPPIGTIRVNPPDHVLLSVSFDGHPLQTIGQGLPYINGTLRFADGRFGQALISDRAEIAFPTTGNLIIEQGTISLWVEIPENFPANSLNRHYLLATSAEPIGAPIYTGTLALRRDQLGPNGNAQWTFWTVGDATSGEDLLSVPDTLNPGWHHFAISWDAVNGKKWLYIDGILVAERSSSVLPYLTGAFLYIGRFSSGGPSAGVRIDELTVFDRPLTRAEIAALATESSLMVEPVVVTERTIRIDTNAIDDNGGIVAVTLSINGEASDPLPYYDSYRWSLPPVEGEHVVEVHYFDRAGNTAVVSQTVLLNLPPQATASAEWLDPATVRVVLNASEQYLPIEVQLSETPDFTTAAWLPFIPEVRWRWETTETPRLFVRFRDATGQMGLPIEVVPTYHVFVPLTQR; from the coding sequence ATGCATCGTCTGACATACTATCTCTTGCTTGTCACATTGATCATACCTGTAACCTCACTACACGCTCAACCATCAGAGAAGTGGAACATTGCGACGTTCCTAGAGCAACAACCTGGTCCACTTAAGCATGTGCATTTTGATGGAAAAACTGCCGCCCAGATCATCGAGGAGCAGAGCAATTACTACGGTGTTAGCCCGTTTCTCACTTTGGCGCTATTGGAAGCAACTGCTGGTCTGTTAAGTAATCCATCACCACCCGATGAAGTGCTCTCTACTCCATTTGGTCAACACGGCCCTGTCGGTTTCACCGAGCAGATAGTCTGGGTACACCGGGAATTACGTGCTGGCTTAGGCCCATATCAACAACCACCAACTATCCGGTTGCAAGATGGGTTAACACTTACACTTTCGCTCGACGAGCCGGCAGAGTGGATTGCTATCAAACGCTTTTTAGCACAAGGACGTGATGCAGCCGCATGGCTGACAGCAGTGAAAGCGACGAAAGCCGCTCTCCGTACTTACTTCGATGGTCGCTTTGCCCCACCGGTGAGTGCACCATCCGACATCAATGGCTGGCTGCACGCACCATGGCCTCTAGGAACAAAGGTTTATCATCTTGCCTATTTTGATCATATGTATCCGATGGTTGATCTGGGCGGTGATGGCAATAACGAGATGATTGATTATCTTGGTCGGCGTCATGTCCAGTACGACGGTCACGACGGTCATGATTATGTCTTTCCTGATGCACCGTTTGCAACACCAATTCTTGCCGCAGCCGCCGGTAAAGCCTACGCATTTCGCGAAGCCCGTGGTTTGGGGGTGGTGATTATTCATCCCAACGGCTATGAGACCGTCTACTGGCACCTGAGTGCATTTGCGCCTATCTTTAGCGAAGGCAACGGTGTGCAGGTTTCGGCTGGTCAACCGATTGGTATGAGCGGGGCCAGCGGTGTTAGCGGCACGCCACATCTCCACTTTGAAGTCCGACGTTGGGAGGGGGGCATCCGCAAACAGGTTGATCCTTACGGCTGGTTTGGCCCTGGCCCTGATCCCTGCCCTGCCTATGCCGGTTGCGCTGCCAGCACATGGCTCTGGCACCCAAATCTGATCGGCACTTACGATTTTACGCCACCCGCCCATTCATTACCGGTTCCCGATACGACACCACCGATTGGTACAATACGGGTTAACCCACCCGATCACGTTCTACTGTCAGTCAGTTTCGATGGACACCCCCTCCAGACCATCGGCCAGGGCTTACCTTACATCAACGGTACCCTGCGCTTTGCGGATGGCCGCTTTGGTCAGGCGTTGATCAGCGACCGCGCCGAGATTGCATTTCCAACTACCGGAAATCTGATCATCGAACAGGGCACGATCAGTCTGTGGGTTGAAATACCAGAGAACTTTCCCGCTAATAGCCTCAACCGCCATTACCTACTTGCTACAAGCGCCGAGCCGATAGGAGCACCAATCTACACCGGTACGCTGGCGCTCCGTCGAGATCAACTCGGTCCCAATGGGAACGCGCAGTGGACATTCTGGACGGTTGGTGATGCAACGAGTGGCGAAGACTTGCTTAGCGTACCAGACACCTTAAACCCCGGCTGGCATCATTTTGCGATCAGTTGGGATGCGGTGAACGGCAAGAAGTGGCTTTATATTGATGGTATACTGGTTGCCGAACGAAGTAGCAGTGTATTGCCGTACCTTACCGGTGCATTTCTCTATATAGGGCGATTTAGCAGCGGCGGACCCAGCGCCGGAGTACGTATCGATGAGTTAACTGTTTTCGACCGTCCGTTGACACGAGCAGAAATTGCGGCACTAGCCACAGAATCGTCGCTAATGGTAGAACCAGTCGTTGTTACTGAACGAACAATCCGCATTGATACGAACGCAATAGACGACAACGGTGGCATTGTTGCAGTGACACTTAGTATTAACGGCGAAGCGAGTGATCCGCTACCCTACTATGACAGCTACCGTTGGAGCCTGCCACCAGTCGAAGGAGAACACGTCGTCGAAGTGCACTACTTCGACCGGGCAGGTAACACAGCGGTTGTTTCGCAAACTGTCCTACTCAACCTGCCCCCCCAAGCAACTGCAAGCGCGGAATGGCTTGACCCAGCCACGGTGCGGGTAGTGCTCAATGCGAGCGAACAATATCTGCCGATAGAGGTACAACTGAGCGAGACACCTGATTTCACGACGGCGGCGTGGCTACCGTTTATTCCAGAGGTACGTTGGCGTTGGGAAACGACAGAAACACCGCGATTGTTTGTGCGTTTCCGCGATGCTACCGGTCAGATGGGGTTACCGATAGAGGTTGTGCCTACCTATCACGTTTTTGTGCCACTGACACAGAGATGA
- the leuD gene encoding 3-isopropylmalate dehydratase small subunit, with product MEPISMITGKAVVLAVDNIDTDQIIPARFLKVTDKSGLAAGLFEAWRYRSDGTLNPDFPLNRPEAAGATILISGRNFGCGSSREHAPWALQDYGFRAVVAPSFADIFRSNALKIGLLPVTVDQTVYDELVAHYAVDPQMHLVIDLAAQTVTLPNGRQISFPIDAFSKYCLLHGVDQLGFLLNQEALIAEYEATHPQPVVTNVHGRGKIE from the coding sequence GTGGAACCGATTTCAATGATTACCGGAAAAGCGGTTGTTTTAGCGGTTGACAATATTGACACCGATCAAATTATTCCGGCGCGGTTTCTGAAGGTTACCGATAAGAGCGGTCTGGCTGCCGGTCTGTTTGAGGCCTGGCGCTACCGATCCGATGGTACGCTCAATCCTGACTTCCCACTCAATCGGCCCGAAGCGGCCGGAGCAACGATTCTGATCAGTGGGCGTAACTTTGGTTGCGGTAGCTCTCGTGAGCATGCCCCTTGGGCATTACAAGATTACGGCTTTCGCGCCGTTGTTGCTCCATCGTTCGCCGACATTTTTCGCAGCAATGCGCTGAAGATCGGGTTATTACCGGTGACGGTCGATCAGACCGTCTACGATGAGCTGGTAGCGCATTATGCAGTTGATCCCCAAATGCACCTGGTTATCGATCTCGCAGCCCAAACGGTCACCCTGCCCAACGGTCGGCAGATTAGTTTCCCAATTGATGCGTTCAGCAAATATTGCCTCTTGCACGGAGTTGATCAATTAGGCTTTTTGCTCAATCAAGAGGCGCTCATCGCAGAGTATGAGGCAACGCATCCACAACCGGTTGTGACGAACGTACACGGTCGGGGCAAGATAGAGTAG